AATGTAAAAAGTTAAATATTGTTTGAAATAAAGTTAATATTAGTATAATTATTAAACATAGAATACATATCAAATATTTTTCAAATTGAGAAATGGAAAATATTTCATTAATTAAATAAAACTATTTGTGATAATATGATTTTAGTTACTGGCGGAGCAGGATATATTGGCTCCCATGTCAATAAGTTGCTTAACAATTCCGGTTATGAAACAATAGTGTTGGATAATCTATCCAAAGGCCACAAGTCTGCAGTGAAATGGGGGGAATTTGTAAATGCAGACTTAAGCGATACAGACAAAGTGAAGGAAATCTTCCAGAACAATGACATTGAGGCTGTCATCCACTTTGCGGCATTTTCCTCTGTGGCAGAGTCTGTCGAAGATCCTGAAAAGTACTTCAAGAACAACTATGAAAACACCCTAAACCTTTTGAGAATCATGAAGGAGTTCAGGGTAAGGAAATTCATCTTTTCATCAACAGCGGCATTATATGGGATTCCAAAATCAATTCCTATCAGTGAGGACCATGAATTGAAGCCGATCAATCCATATGGCGAATCAAAGCTGATGGTTGAGAACCTATTGAAGGATGAATCTGATTTTGGCGATTTGAAATATGTTTCCTTAAGGTATTTCAATGCTGCTGGTGCTGACTTGGACTGTGAAATTGGTGAAGACCATAATCCGGAATCCCATCTGATTCCTTTGGTATTGGATGCTGCCCTTGGAAGAAGGGAGGGCATATCAATTTTTGGGGATGACTACAGCACCCCTGACGGCACTTGCATCAGGGATTACATTCATGTGAATGATTTGGCAGATGCCCATTTGAAGGCATTGCAATATTTGGAAGAGCCATTCAATGACAGCAATA
The DNA window shown above is from Methanobrevibacter sp. and carries:
- the galE gene encoding UDP-glucose 4-epimerase GalE produces the protein MILVTGGAGYIGSHVNKLLNNSGYETIVLDNLSKGHKSAVKWGEFVNADLSDTDKVKEIFQNNDIEAVIHFAAFSSVAESVEDPEKYFKNNYENTLNLLRIMKEFRVRKFIFSSTAALYGIPKSIPISEDHELKPINPYGESKLMVENLLKDESDFGDLKYVSLRYFNAAGADLDCEIGEDHNPESHLIPLVLDAALGRREGISIFGDDYSTPDGTCIRDYIHVNDLADAHLKALQYLEEPFNDSNIFNLGNGNGFSVKDVIDTCKKVTGVDFKVKIEGRRPGDPDILIADSKKAEEILKWKPQITELEDIVESAWKWHRKIHS